In Flavobacterium sp. GSB-24, the genomic window CACTGCTTAGTCCAAATTTCTGACCAAGACTGCCGCTTAATTGTTGTTGAATTTGTTGTACTACAGGATTTGAACTATCAATAGCTTCTTTACCGCTAAACAATCCTGCAATTTGTTCGGTTCCGCCTTCAGAAACAATCTTTTTTAAACTTTCAAAAATAGAACTACTGGTTTCATTGATTACGGCTTCGTTGTGTTCGTTTGGAACAGCGTTATTGTTGACAACTGCATCGCCTCCATATTGTTGTACTAATTGGGTTAATTGTTCAAACATGATTTTTAGGATTTAGATTAGAACTCAAATTTAAACAAAAAAAAAGAAAGGGATTTATTAAACGATGTTAATAAATCCCTTGTAAGTGATTTAATTATAGTTGATTAGCTTAACAAAGTAATAATTTGTGAAGCTAGCTCTGTACCAATTCTATCTTGTGCCTCTCCAGTTGCAGCTCCAATGTGCGGGGTCAAAGAGATTTTAGAGTGCATTAAAATTGCCATTTCTGGTTTTGGCTCGTTTTCAAAAACATCTAATCCAGCAAAAGCAACTTTTCCAGAATCTAATGCTTTTACTAAAGCAACCTCGTCAATAACACCTCCACGAGCACAGTTAACAATTCCAACGCCATCTTTCATGATTTCAAATTCTTTCTCTCCAATGATGTAACCATTTTGAGCAGGAACGTGTAATGTGATGAAATCAGCTTCTTTAAATAAAGATTCTAAAGATTGAGAAACTACTTTAGTTGTGATAGATTGTCCGTCAAAAAATTCAACTTTAATATCTACTTCCGGAATAAAACTATCTGCAGCGATAACTTTCATTCCTAAACCAAGAGCCATTTTTGCAGTAGCCTGACCAATACGGCCAATACCAACAATACCCAAAGTTTTACCTCTTAATTCAGTTCCGTTAGCGTAAGCTTTTTTCAAACCGTCAAAATTAGTATCTCCTTCAAGAGGCATATTTCTGTTAGAATCATGTAAAAAACGTACACCATTAAATAAGTGTCCAAACACTAATTCAGCAACAGATTCTGAAGATGAAGCTGGAGTATTGATTACATGGATTCCTTTGCTTTTAGCGTAGTCAACATCAATGTTATCCATACCAACACCACCACGTCCGATAATTTTAATACCAGGACAAGCGTCAATAATGTCTTTACGAACTTTAGTTGCACTACGAACTAAAATTACGTCAATATTGTTTTCATTTATATAGTTAGCTACTTGTTCTTGAGCTACTTTTGTAGTTATAACTTCAAATCCGCCTTTTTCTAAGGCTAGAATTCCACTTTTAGAAATTCCATCATTTGCTAATACTTTCATTGTGTGTTTATTGTTTATTTGGTGAATCGTGTAAAGGTTTAACTGTTTATACGTTTAATTGTTTAATCGATGAACCAACTATTTGATTTTTCTTTTTTTTTTGATATTTTTAGCTGAAAACTGAGACTGAGACTGAAACTGAAACTGAAAACTAAACTTTAGATTCCAATGCTTTCATTACATCAACCAAAACCTGAACGCTTTCGATTGGCATTGCGTTGTAAATAGAAGCTCTGTAACCACCAACAGAACGGTGTCCTGGTAATCCTGAGATATTTGCTTCTTTCCATAAAGCATCAAATGTTGCTGTATGATCTGGATTGTTCAATAAGAAAGTTACATTCATATTCGAACGATCTTCAACTGCTGCTGCGCCTTTGAATAATGGGTTTCTGTCGATTTCAGCGTAAAGTAAAGCTGCTTTTGCGTTGTTTAATTTTTCAACAGCAGCAATTCCGCCTTTTTCTTTGATCCATTGTAAAGTTAAAAGAGAAACGTAAACAGAGAAAACAGGAGGAGTATTGTACATACTTTCTGCTTTGATATGTTTAGCATAATCTAACATACTAGGAATTGTTCTTCCATTTTTGCCTAAGATTTCTTCTTTAACCACAACAAGAGTAGTTCCGGCAGGTCCCATATTTTTTTGAGCTCCAGCGTAAATCAAATCAAATTTAGAAAAATCTAATTCGCGTGAAAAAATATCAGAACTCATATCGCATACAACAGGAATATTTGTTGCTGGGAAATCTTTCATTTGAGTTCCAAAAATGGTGTTATTACTTGTGCAGTGGAAATAATCAGCATCAGCTGGGATTTCGTAACCTTTTGGAATATGAGTATAATTGTCGTCTTTTGAAGAACCAACGATAACAGTTTCTCCAAAAAGTTTAGCTTCTTTAATAGCAGCAGTTGCCCATGTTCCTGAGTCTAAATAAGCTGCTTTTCCATTTTCTTTCATTAAGTTATATGGAGCCATTAAGAATGCTGTACTTGCACCACCTTGTAAAAATAAAGCTTGATAACCTTTTCCTTGAAGTCCTAATAATTCTAAAGCAAGGGATCGAGCTTCTTCCATAACGGCAACAAAATCTTTGCTTCTGTGCGAAATTTCAAGAATAGATAATCCTGAATCATTAAAATTTAAAATTGCTTTTGATGCTTTCTCAAAAACTTCCTGAGGTAAAATACTTGGTCCTGCGCTGTAGTTGTGTTTTTTCATGGTTGTTGTTAATAGTCGAAAATTTTAAAGACGCAAATTTCGGTAATAAGAGCCGAAAAAGCGTTAAAATATTCGAAATAATTAAACATTTTATTACTTTGTTGTTAACAAAAACGTTATAGTATCGACATTATCTGGATAATCCCACAATTGCGGTTTTTGCGTTTCTCCGAATGCAATACTGTCACTTGTTAAATTGGTACCAACAATGCATTGAATTTGCTCTGAATCGGTTTCAAGGCGTTTTTGAAGTTCTTCAAGGTTTTCATAATATTCATAAAAAACACTTGAAATAGGAGAGGCGTAGCTCGAATCTTCTTTCAAGGTTAGAAAACCATTGTCTAACAATTTAAAATTACTCATTAAAAATACAGCTTTATTGTAATCGTAATTATTAGCATACTTTTCATAATGAATAACATCCTGATATTTGAAAATGGCCTGAAAAAAGGCATCAAAAGAATATTCTTTAGGGACAAAAAGTTTAGAAACATTTCGGCATCCTAAACCAAAATATCTAAAAATATCTTCGCCTAATTGTTCTAATTCTTCATGGGTTTCTTTACCCGTTAAAATAGCTGCTGAATTTCGGTTTTTGCGAATAATCGATGGCTTATCTTTAAAATAGTATTCGAAATAGCGAGAAGTATTGTTGCTTCCTGTAGCAATTACAGCATCGAAATTTTCTAGTTTTCCTTCCACGAAAGTGATCTTATCTTTCAAACTTTCATCTACAGCAATTAAATACTTGGCCAAAAAAGGCAGTAAATGCTGGTCATTTGATGAAGTTTTGATTAAAGCTTTGTTGCCTGTAATTAAAACCGATAAAAAATCATGAAAACCAACTAACGGAATATTTCCAGCTAATATTAAAGCAACAGTTTTTTCTCTGCTGTCATTTTGAGCGAAGTCAGTTTCGTATTGAGAAAGCCATTTTTCGAGGTTTTCTTCTGTTAAAGCTTCTGCCCAAGACTGTAATGCGAAATAAACCTGTTCAGGAGTATACCATCCGTTATGGGATTGGGATAAATGGATCAGACTTTTAAAATCTTCAAAAAAGATATCATTATATAAAACGTCAGATTTTTGCACCGATTGCTCTTCAGAAAACTGACTTAAAAATTTTCCTAATTCAACAAAAACACTTTTTTTTGTTTCTAATGTCATAATGTTTGCTTATGAATTGTTTTGATTGTAATTTTGCACAAAAATAAGCTATATTACGTTATAAGGCAAAGTAGATTCAAATCTTTGATATTTTAAACTTATATTCTTATAACTTTTAACATGTAACTACGAAAAAGATGGCAATTATAATAACTGACGAATGCATAAACTGCGGGGCCTGCGAACCAGAGTGCCCGAATACAGCAATATATGAAGGAGCAGATGACTGGAGATATAAAGATGGAACAAGTCTTACTGGAAAGATAGTTTTACCTGACGGAACTGAAGTTGATGCAGACGATGCTCAAACTCCAATTTCTGACGAGGTTTACTATATCGTGCCAGGAAAATGTACAGAATGTAAAGGTTTCCACGATGAGCCTCAATGTGCTGCGGTTTGTCCGGTAGACTGTTGTGTGCCAGATGATAATCACGTAGAAGACGAAGAAACTTTGTTACAAAGACAAGCGTTTTTACACGGAGAATAATTACTTTAAAGTTATTTAAAATATAATCCTGAGTTTATGCTCAGGATTTTTTTTGCTTAAAATTGAAATATTTTCGGGACCTTATTGTATTGATAACTAATGATTTATTTTTGGGTATTGATTTATTAACAAAAATTTAATACTTTAGTTGAAAATTTAATAACGCCTATGAAGAAACTACTACTTTTATTTGTCGTATTACTCAATAATGTAAGCGTTTTTGCACAAAGCGAAGAGTATTCTATTCTTGTAAAAGATATTGAAACTTTAAAGCCAATCGAAAATGCAACTGTGGTTATCTTAAAAACCAAACAAGTTTTGCTGACTAACGAAGATGGTAAAGTTACATTTGTTTTAAACGGCGGCTCAAATGTGCAGGTTTCAGAAATGAATTATGAAAATTTGACAATCCGCTGGGCTTCTTTAAAAGAAAATGAGTTTATAGTTTACCTCAAAAACAAGAAAGAAAACTTAGATGAAGTTGTTGTATCAAAAGAAAATCCTCAAAAAACACTTCAAAAAATAGTTTCAAATTCAAAAGATAAAATAAGTATTTCACATCGATTAAAAGTTTATGTTCGAGAATTTTTTATGCTCGACAACCAATATTCCTATTATAATGACGGATTGGTTAATTTTCAATTCAATAAAAATAACACAACCACTTTACTGGTAGAACAAAACCGCTCTTACGGATTACTGGAAACAGATGTAAGCGCAGATTTAATGGGATATAATTTGAATAATATAATGGAGAATTATTCAAATTTTAAATATTTTGAACCTTTGTTAGATTCTAAAGCAAAGAAAGAATATGATTTTACTATTAAAGGGCATGCTAAAAATAAAGAGTATTACGTAATGTCTGTTAATCCGCTGGATAAAGCTAAAGAAGCAGTCGATAATTTTGAAATTATTTATGATCCAGTAAAAAAAATAATTTTAGAATTTACTATATCTGTAACTCCGGCGAGTCTTGATAAAATAGAAGATAAAACAAAGGTTGGAGACAAAAATATTACCAAATCGTTTGTAAAAGTGAATTATCGCTGGGATGGAACCGATTATTATCTGCTAAGTTCTAATGAAGAAATTGGATATACCGTGATTTTAAAAGATAAAGCTAAAAATATTCAAGTCAGAAATAGTTTTGTGACGACAGGTTTTAATAAACAAAACTTCACGTATAGCGAAAGTGATGTCTTTAAAGAAAAATCCCTTTTTAATAAACGAAATAAAATCTTAACTAATTATTGGGATATTTCTGGTTTTACCGCTACTGATGAAGAAAAAGCAATTATTGCCTCTTTAGAATTTAAATTGTAATTATATAAACAGAAAAAAATCCTGAACTTAATTGTTCAGGATTTTTTATTTATAAACTATTGATAAATGGATTGTCAGGCTGAGCGAAGTCGAAGCCCCGCAAAGATTTTTACAGTATTGAACTTCTTACGCATCCTTCGACTTCGCTCAGGAGGACAAAAAGAGAAATCTGCAAAATCTGCTTGAAATAACTACAAAGTTTGTCAGGCTGAGCGAAGTCGAAGCCCTTACTTATTAAAAATTAAATCCAAGTCTTGCATAGTAATAAGCACCGCTGAAACCCATTTGTACGGCATCCCAATAACCACCGGCTTCTGTATTTCCTTGTTCATCTTGTTTTGTTGGATAAACATTAAATAAGTTGTTGCTTCCAAGAGTTAATTTCAAGCTTTTAGTAAATTGATATCCAACAGTTAAATCAGTAATTAATCTCGGATTGTAAACATCATCTTCATCTGCGTAATCTACCAAAACGACTTTACTGAAACGTGTAAAAGCCAATCCTGCATCAAATTTATTTTTAGCATAAGTAAGGTTTAATCCGAATTTATTATCTGGAGCAGAAGCTAATAAAAAGGCTTTTTCGCGTTTTCCAAAGAAAGTTGCCTCGTCTAAAGAGCCATTTTTAACTTTGTC contains:
- a CDS encoding D-2-hydroxyacid dehydrogenase gives rise to the protein MKVLANDGISKSGILALEKGGFEVITTKVAQEQVANYINENNIDVILVRSATKVRKDIIDACPGIKIIGRGGVGMDNIDVDYAKSKGIHVINTPASSSESVAELVFGHLFNGVRFLHDSNRNMPLEGDTNFDGLKKAYANGTELRGKTLGIVGIGRIGQATAKMALGLGMKVIAADSFIPEVDIKVEFFDGQSITTKVVSQSLESLFKEADFITLHVPAQNGYIIGEKEFEIMKDGVGIVNCARGGVIDEVALVKALDSGKVAFAGLDVFENEPKPEMAILMHSKISLTPHIGAATGEAQDRIGTELASQIITLLS
- the serC gene encoding 3-phosphoserine/phosphohydroxythreonine transaminase, whose amino-acid sequence is MKKHNYSAGPSILPQEVFEKASKAILNFNDSGLSILEISHRSKDFVAVMEEARSLALELLGLQGKGYQALFLQGGASTAFLMAPYNLMKENGKAAYLDSGTWATAAIKEAKLFGETVIVGSSKDDNYTHIPKGYEIPADADYFHCTSNNTIFGTQMKDFPATNIPVVCDMSSDIFSRELDFSKFDLIYAGAQKNMGPAGTTLVVVKEEILGKNGRTIPSMLDYAKHIKAESMYNTPPVFSVYVSLLTLQWIKEKGGIAAVEKLNNAKAALLYAEIDRNPLFKGAAAVEDRSNMNVTFLLNNPDHTATFDALWKEANISGLPGHRSVGGYRASIYNAMPIESVQVLVDVMKALESKV
- a CDS encoding acyl-CoA reductase, which encodes MTLETKKSVFVELGKFLSQFSEEQSVQKSDVLYNDIFFEDFKSLIHLSQSHNGWYTPEQVYFALQSWAEALTEENLEKWLSQYETDFAQNDSREKTVALILAGNIPLVGFHDFLSVLITGNKALIKTSSNDQHLLPFLAKYLIAVDESLKDKITFVEGKLENFDAVIATGSNNTSRYFEYYFKDKPSIIRKNRNSAAILTGKETHEELEQLGEDIFRYFGLGCRNVSKLFVPKEYSFDAFFQAIFKYQDVIHYEKYANNYDYNKAVFLMSNFKLLDNGFLTLKEDSSYASPISSVFYEYYENLEELQKRLETDSEQIQCIVGTNLTSDSIAFGETQKPQLWDYPDNVDTITFLLTTK
- a CDS encoding 4Fe-4S dicluster domain-containing protein encodes the protein MAIIITDECINCGACEPECPNTAIYEGADDWRYKDGTSLTGKIVLPDGTEVDADDAQTPISDEVYYIVPGKCTECKGFHDEPQCAAVCPVDCCVPDDNHVEDEETLLQRQAFLHGE